CCACCCGAAGGGCGAGGAGGATACGACTACTGGCTCGCGTCCAACGTTCTCGAGTTCACGTCCGACGCGTACGATACCGTGATGTACGACGGCGACTGCCGCGAGGCCCGACTGCCAGGGTACCGAGTCGATGCCTTGACAGACGCCGCCATTCGGTACGTTGACGCCCACCGATCCGACCCGTTCTTTCTCTTCGTCTCCTACCTGGAGCCTCATCACCAGAACCACCTGGACGACTATCCGCCGCCAGACGGCTACCGCGAACGGTACACGGGCGGGTGGATACCGGCGGACCTCGCGGCGCTGGGTGGCTCGACACACCAACACATCGCTGGCTACTACGGCATGGTCAAGCGGCTCGACGAGGCTCTCGGTCGGTTGCTGGACGCACTACGGAGCCTTCGCCTGCTCGATGACACGATCGTACTGTTCACGTCCGACCACGCGAACCACTTCAAGACCCGCAACGGCGAGTACAAGCGGTCGTGCCACGACAGCTCGATCCGCGTTCCTACGGCGCTCCAAGGACCGGGGTTCGACGGAGGCGGAACCATTCACCAGCTCGTCAGCTTGGTAGACCTGCCGCCCACGCTGCTGGACGCCTCCGGAATGCCCGTGCCCGAGGCGATGCAGGGGCGCTCCATCCTTCCGCTGACCAAGGGCGACACCGAAGGTTGGTCGGACGACGTGTTCATCCAGATCAGCGAGTCGCAAGTCGGCAGAGCGATCCGCACGAAGCGCTGGAAGTACTCCGTCAGCGCCCCGGACAGGCAGGGCTGGCAGCACGCCGGTTCCGACACGTACACGGAGGAGTTCCTCTACGACATACAGCATGACCCGTACGAGCTCGCAAACCTGATCGGTCTCGAGTCGCATCAGGACGTCGCCGAGGTGATGCGGGCGCGGCTGCTCCGACGGATGGCGGAGGTAGGCGAAGCGGCTCCTGAGATCACTCCAGCCCCGGTGCGGCGAAGCGGACAACGTCGCGTGAGGCCTGAGGAAGCGCGGGCGTAGCGCGTCCGACCTGCGTCACATGTCGAGGAGCGGGCGGCGAGCCCGTGCGACCCCATGCGTCTGCGCGTCCTCATCCCTCTCGTGCTGCTCATCCCGATCAACTCCGTCTGGATGATGCGCGCCTCGTTGTGGAACGCTGGCTACCCGACGACGGTCTCGCTCTACTACAACTGCATTCTGTATCTGTTCGTGCTGGTCGTCGCGAACGGACTGGCATCGCGGCTTTCGCCCCGCCGGGCCCTGTCTCCTCGCGATATCACGACCATCTATGCCGGCATCGCCGTCGCGTCGGCGATCAACGGACTGGACATGCTCCAGTTGATCGGATCGCTGGTCGCGGGTCCCCATGCGCTCGCAACGCCTGAGAACGACTGGCTGGGGCTCTTCGGGAAATACCTGCCGGCGTGGGGCATTGTCGCTGATCGCGGGGCACTCACCCATTACGTTGCGGGAGAGTCGACGTTCTACATGATGGCGCACATCCGCGCATGGCTCTCGCCAGTGCTGGCGTGGAGCGCCTTCACGATCTGCCTGTGCCTGATGATGCTGGGCATGACTCTCCTTCTGAACGCGCGCTGGGTCGCGCACGAGCGGCTGAGCTTCCCCGTCATTCAACTGCCTCTCGCGATGGTGGAAGGGAGCCTGTTTCGGGCTCCCGTCATGTGGGTCGGCTTCGCGGTCGGCGCGATCATGGCGACGATGAACGGGCTCCATTTCTTCTATCCGATGATCCCGACGGTCGGGAGACCGATCGACCTGTCACGGTTGTTCACGGAGAAGCCACTCAACGCCATCGACTGGCTTCCGGTCGCGGCGCATCCGTTCGCGGTCGGGCTCGGCTTCCTGATTCCCTTGGAGCTTTCGTTCTCGTGCTGGTTCTTCTACTTCTTCTGGAAGCTGGAACGCGTCGCCGCTGCCGCCAGCGGGATCCGCGCCACCGGATTCCCGTTCATCGACGAGCAGACGACCGGCGCATACATCGCGTTCGGGGCGGTCAGCCTGTGGTCGGCACGTCACGAAGTGAAGCGCGCTCTGAGATTCCGCAGCTCGGATCGGGACGGGGACGGCTCCGCCCGCATGGGCGCGGTTGCGCTCGTACTGGGAACCGTGGGCGTCGGCATCTTCTCGGCGAGGGCAGGTCTGCTGCCGGTGGCGTTCCTGCTCTTCTTCGGTTTCTATGCGCTTCTGTCAGTAGCCATCGGCAGGCTCCGCGCCGAGTTGGGAGCCCCGGTGCACGACCTCCACTTCGCCGGGCCCGAACGGATGATGGTCTCCGTGCTCGGATCGCGGTTTGCGAATCCGCGCGAGATGACCGTGCTCTCGATGTTCTGGTTCTTCAATCGGGCGTATCGGAGCCACCCGATGCCGACGATCCTCGAAGGCTACAAGCTCGCGGATCGAGTGGACAGCGACAGTCGGCGGCACACGACCGCCATCGTCGTGGCGATTGTGCTCGGCACACTGGCGGGGTTCTGGGGACACCTCCACTCGGCGTACCGGTTCGGAACCTCCACCCGCTTCTGGCCCGCAAACGAGGCGTATGGCAGGCTCGCCCGTTGGCTGGACACGCCGACGGGGTTCGATCCGTCCATGGCGGGAGCGTACGGCGTCGGGGCGCTCGTGGTGATCTTGCTGAGCGTGGCGCGCACGCGGTTCCTGTCGTTCCCATTCCACCCGGTTGGGTTCGTCGTATCCAGCAGTTGGGGCATGAACCCCTTCTGGTTCTCCATCTTCATCAGTTGGGCGATCAAGTCGATGTTGCTGCGAACCGGCGGCATCGGTCTCTATCGGAGAGTCGTACCCTTGTTCCTGGGAGCCATACTAGGGGAGTTCCTCGCCGACGCCGGGTTCGGGATCGCTGGCACGCTGCTCCGCGTGCCGACGTACTTGTGGTACGGCTAGCTCGCCAACCCCCGGGCGGCGAAGATTTCGAAGCGCTCTCGGACCTGCTCCGGCGATGCCGTGCCGGTGACGCCGATCTGCTGAATCGTGATGGACGCGACCATGTTGCCCATCGCCGCCGCATCGACATGCGACGCCCCGGCGCACAAGGCGACGACGATGCCCGCCGTCGTTGAGTCGCCCGCCCCGACGATGTCGATGGGGCCCTCCGCGCTGATGGTCGGCACGTGAGTGCTGGAACCATCGGCGTAGACGAGGAGCCCGGCTTCGCCGAGGGTGACGAACATCGGCTTGCCGGTGCGCGCCGCGAGCGTTGCCGCGCAGTCCCTCACCCGTTCCTGTGAGGCATCCGCAGGCGTGCCCGGTCGCACGGCTTCGACGACTTCCCTTTGGTTGGGCTTGATGACGATATTGCGGAACTCGGCGATGTGCGCGCGCGAGTCGCCGAAGAAGACGACGTCCGGGAACGCCGACGCGGTTCGCGCGATCTCGTCCCTCACGCGGTCCGTCACGACGCCATAGTTCCGTTCCGACACCTGGTCGAGGACGATCACGGCATCGACCTGTGAAGCCATTCCCCGCATCGCATCGATCACGGCGTCTTCCAGGTCGCCGGGCGTCGTCGAGCGGTTCTTGATGTCTTGTCGGTTCAACTCCTCTTCGGAACCGTCCGGCAGGCGGCGCATCGGCTTCGTGTACGTCGGCGTGACGCGCATTTCGGTCTCGATCAGCGCGTCGATCCGTACGCGTCGATCCGCCAGCCCCTTTTTCAGCTCGTATCCCTCTCCGTCTCGACCGATGATCCCAACCGCGTGGATCGTGCCGACGCCGAGCGCGCTCAGGT
This genomic interval from Candidatus Poribacteria bacterium contains the following:
- a CDS encoding DUF4976 domain-containing protein; the encoded protein is MPHQRARRPNVIVFFTDQQRWDTTGLHGNPMGLTPNLDRMAIRGTHVANSFTCQPVCGPARSSLQTGLYATSTGCFRNGIPLSGESRTLAHYFGDAGYATGYIGKWHLADRDPVPPEGRGGYDYWLASNVLEFTSDAYDTVMYDGDCREARLPGYRVDALTDAAIRYVDAHRSDPFFLFVSYLEPHHQNHLDDYPPPDGYRERYTGGWIPADLAALGGSTHQHIAGYYGMVKRLDEALGRLLDALRSLRLLDDTIVLFTSDHANHFKTRNGEYKRSCHDSSIRVPTALQGPGFDGGGTIHQLVSLVDLPPTLLDASGMPVPEAMQGRSILPLTKGDTEGWSDDVFIQISESQVGRAIRTKRWKYSVSAPDRQGWQHAGSDTYTEEFLYDIQHDPYELANLIGLESHQDVAEVMRARLLRRMAEVGEAAPEITPAPVRRSGQRRVRPEEARA
- a CDS encoding carbohydrate kinase — encoded protein: MDRNTLEHVLNCLPKLQIAVVGDFFLDKYLIIDPELGEPSVETGLEAHQVVAKRLYPGAAGTVTSNLSALGVGTIHAVGIIGRDGEGYELKKGLADRRVRIDALIETEMRVTPTYTKPMRRLPDGSEEELNRQDIKNRSTTPGDLEDAVIDAMRGMASQVDAVIVLDQVSERNYGVVTDRVRDEIARTASAFPDVVFFGDSRAHIAEFRNIVIKPNQREVVEAVRPGTPADASQERVRDCAATLAARTGKPMFVTLGEAGLLVYADGSSTHVPTISAEGPIDIVGAGDSTTAGIVVALCAGASHVDAAAMGNMVASITIQQIGVTGTASPEQVRERFEIFAARGLAS